A window from Capricornis sumatraensis isolate serow.1 chromosome 5, serow.2, whole genome shotgun sequence encodes these proteins:
- the LOC138079773 gene encoding GTPase IMAP family member 1-like, which translates to MGGRKVARDEENAYGFQEFRSALQERRLRLLLAGRSGTGKSATGNSILQRKHFLSRLAATAVTRACATGSCRWASWDVEVLDTPDLFSPEVAQADPGFEERGRCYLLSAPGPHAVLLVTQLGRFTSQDLRAWQGVKAFFGAGIAARTVVVFTHREDLAGGSLQQYVRDTDNRALRELVAECRGRCCAFDNRAADGEREAQVGELMGLVVELVRDQGGVPYTNDVYRLAQTLGGLSREERLRRVVEQLAAPAQTWPDRWPVAGLWRWTKAGPGTRYKLGLAALLGALVLLYLLCRRRPEAVTV; encoded by the coding sequence GTTTCCAGGAGTTCAGGTCCGCCCTGCAGGAGCGCAGGCTGCGCCTCCTCCTGGCCGGGAGGTCAGGGACCGGGAAGAGCGCCACGGGCAACAGCATCCTCCAGCGGAAGCACTTCCTCTCCAGGCTCGCGGCCACGGCGGTGACCAGGGCCTGCGCCACGGGGAGCTGCCGCTGGGCCTCGTGGGACGTGGAAGTCCTCGACACCCCCGACCTCTTCAGCCCCGAAGTCGCCCAGGCAGACCCTGGCTTCGAGGAGAGAGGCCGCTGCTACCTGCTGTCGGCCCCGGGGCCCCACGCCGTGCTCTTGGTGACCCAGCTGGGCCGCTTCACCTCCCAGGACCTGCGGGCCTGGCAAGGGGTGAAGGCGTTCTTTGGGGCGGGCATCGCGGCTCGCACCGTCGTGGTCTTCACCCACAGGGAGGACCTGGCGGGGGGCTCGCTGCAGCAGTACGTGCGCGACACTGACAACCGCGcgctccgggagctggtggccGAGTGCAGGGGCCGCTGCTGCGCCTTCGACAACCGAGCGGCCGACGGGGAGCGGGAGGCGCAGGTCGGGGAGCTGATGGGCCTCGTGGTGGAGCTGGTGAGGGACCAGGGCGGCGTCCCCTACACCAACGACGTGTATCGCCTGGCGCAGACCCTGGGCGGGCTGAGCCGCGAGGAGAGGCTGCGCAGGGTGGTGGAGCAATTAGCTGCCCCCGCGCAGACGTGGCCGGACCGCTGGCCTGTGGCCGGGCTGTGGCGGTGGACCAAGGCGGGGCCAGGGACTAGGTATAAGCTGGGACTGGCCGCCCTGCTGGGCGCCCTGGTCCTGCTGTACCTGCTCTGCAGGCGCCGGCCCGAGGCGGTGACGGTGTGA